The Thermonema lapsum sequence CACAAACTTGGCGTATTCTCCATCTCGCAAGGCACGGTAGTTTTGTACCATAGTGCGAAGGTTGTGCAAGTTTTGCCCGGTAAGTAAAAGTGCACGATAGGCAGCTTCTAAGTCGTTGTTAAGCGTACGCAACAAATACATTTGCTCTTGTTCGTTTTGCAGCTGCTTTACCCTTACCTGCTGGCGCTTTCCTCCGGCTTCACGCATAAAAAGAGGGAAGGCAAATTCTAACCCAAATTTATAGTTGTTTTGCAGGTAAACACTATTCCACTCGCCGCTCTTCACGGGCTGTGCCGAAAGAAAATTATAGTTTAGATTGATTTTGGGCTTCATCTTTTCGGTATAAAGACGGCGCTCAAAGTCCAAGCTTTGGTATTTGAGGCGCAGCTTTTGCAGCTCAGGGTGCTGTGTTTCCAAGTGCTGCTTGAGGGTCTCCAGAGGATAAAGCTCTTGAAAAGACCGCTCTGCTGCACTGCTTGGCTCTTCGGGAATCACATCATCATTCAACTCAACGGGGGTGGCATCGTCGGTCCATAAGTGTGCCGACAGCGCCAGGCGGGCTTGGGTAAGCTCCGCTTCGGCTTCCAACAACATAACCAAGCGGTCTTGACGGTTAATGCCAGCCTCCAGAGAGTCGATAGGCGCCTCCTCTCCCATTTTTACCTTTTCGAGCGTAAACTCATAACGTGCATTCACCAAATCGTATGCTCGCTGCAAAGCCTCCTTTTTTTTGTAGGCAAAATACCAGTTCCAGTAGTCTTTTACCACTTGATAATACAGCTTGTTGATAGCTTTGAGGCGCTCGGCGGCTGCCATTTCCTGCATCAACTGTCCTTGCCGCAGGGCATTGCGGCGCTCGTCCATAAACAAGCCATAACCCAAAGGCACTGTTATACCAGCATACCACAAACCCTCTTCGGGCACGGTGCGGTCTGGGTTTATGTACAAACCTTGATTTTGCTCATAGCCAGCTTTCAGTTCGCCAATCCACAATGGCACCGACACATAGCTGTTGATGTATTGGTAATACTGCTTGTTCTTGAAGTTTTTTTCATCCCAAGTGCCTTTCAGTTGAGGGTCGAAATTGCCGCGTCCCTGACGCAGAGCAAAACGCCCTTGTTCTAAGTTGAGGTCGGCTTGCTTCATCACAGGATGATAGGCAGCCACCCACTGCAATACATCCTGCAGCTTAAGGCGCTTGGTGCTGTCTTCTTGGGCATAGGCAGCCACCGTTAAAAATTTCAATACCCAAAAAAGCAATTGTTTTTTTCGCTTCACAGGCTTACTTCTTTTTTTCTTCTTTGTTTTTACCATCAGACGCGCTGGGGGCTTCTTTCAAGCTGGGCGGGAAGCCATTGAGCTGACGCCATATTTCATACCATACGGGCACGTCATCGAGCAGAATAAATGCCTGAACTGCCGAGCCTATACGTAGCTGTTCAGGCCACTCGGGGTCGTGAGTAGCGTCGGGCAATGCCAAAATACGATAAGTGCCATCGGGCTGGCTTACATAATCGATGACTTTGACCCTGCCACCAAAAGTGCCCACACTCACGCTGGGCCATCCCGAGAATTGGAAGGCGGGCCAGCCGGCAAATTCAATACGCACTTCACGCCCGGGCGTAATCAAAGGCACATCCATGGCTTTCACATACAGTTCTACTGCTTTCTGGGGCTGGGCAGGCTGTATCTCCACCACAGTATCCCCTTCTTTGATTATTTCGCCTAATCCCTGCTTTAAAGCTTTGATTACATAGCCGCTTTGCGGTGCCAAGATATAGTAGTTTTGGTTGCGTATGACTGTACTGGCATACTTGTTTCTATAAGTAGCCAACTCCAATTGGGCATTGGCAAGGTAAGACTCGTAGCTGCGCAGTTCGGATTCGGCTTTGAGTATTTTTTCCCTGTAATCAGCCTGCACCGAGCTCAGTTCAATCAAGGCATTGAGGTATTCTTGCTGCGAAGCAAGGTAATAGTTTTCAGCAGCCGTCAACTTGGCTTTTGACTCCTGAAGTTTCAACTGTCGCTTTTGGTAATCGGTCAGGGAAATAAGTCCCTTTTGGTAGAGGGTATCATAACGCGCCAACTGGTTTTCTGCCAATTGATAGTCCACCAACTGGGCTTGGTAGTTGGTGCTGTCGCTGATGACCTTCAAACGGTATTGCTTGACTTTGTTTTCTGCCTTCTGCAAACTCAGTCGTGCCGCCTGACGCAAGACGGGCAAGCGTTGTTTTAAAGCTTCTATATTGGCTTTGGTTGCTTCTATGGCAGCCTCTTTGGCTTCTACCTGCTCGCGCAAACGTTCCAAAAGCTGGGGGTCGAAATATTCCGATTTTATTTCTCCAATACGCACAAGCGTATCGCCTTGATTCACAAATTGTCCTTCTTGCACATACCACTGTTGAATACGCCCTCCAATGACGGCAGGTACCTCTTGCGGTCGATCTTGGGGGTAAAAAGCCGTAACCATTCCTGTTGCGGGGATATTCTGAGTCCAAGGCAAAAAGAGCACCAGAAGGGAAAAGGCAAACAAGCCTACCAACACTTTGGCAAAATTGCGCGCCGAACGAGGGGTTTGCAACAGGCGAAAAGCATATACCCGCCGTTCGATGTATTCGTTTTCAATACTTTCCTTGGATATTTTCAACATAGCTTAGACGTTTTCAGTCATAAATGCACGGAAGTGGCGCTCATTCATAAGCTCCTCATAAGCACCCTCTGCCACCACTTTCCCCTTTTCGAGCACCACTACTCTTTTTGCCATTGACAAGAAAACGGGGTCGTTGGACAGCATGAAGAGGGTCCAAGGGTGCTGCGGCTGGGTCAGCCACTGCAAAATGCGTTTTTTTTCAGAGTTTTGCATCTCTTGAAAATGGTCTATGATTATCAACAATTTGGGTTTTGATACAATACAACGTGCCAAGATGAGCTTGTGCCGCTCGCTGATGGAAAGTGGACGCCCATCTGCCAGTATTTCGGTATGGATGCCCTTGGGCAAGCGCCCGATAACATCTGCCAAGCCCATCACTTCTATGGCTTCATACACATCTTTCATTTTCACATTGGGCTTGCCCATCACGATGTTTTCCAAAATAGTGCCAGCAAACACTTCGTCTTCTGAGAAGTTATTTTCCACTACTGCTCGCCACATATCCACGTCAATATCTTTCAAAGAAAAGCCGTTCACCGAGATATAGCCTTCATATTCCACAAAGCCCGTAAGTACGCGCATGAGGGTATGCTTGCCGGCGCCTTCAGGTCCTGCAATACACACCGTTTCGCCCGGCAATGCCGTCAGCGTAACGCCTTTCAAAATGCGCTTGCTGGAGTTGTAAGATGCCCGCACCTCTTCCATGTGAATCTCCAAGCCTTCGGGATAACGGTAGAAATCGACTAATACCCCCCGGCGCTTCTCTAAGGGTAGGTCAGTTACCTGAGCTATCTTTTCTACAGCCGTTAAAGCATCATATACCGTAGCCAAGCCCAGAACTAACTTTTCTATAGCATTGACTACCAGAATAATCACTACCTCAGAAGCCACCAGCTGCCCCAAGCTGATTTGCCGCTCTACTACTAAGGTAGAACCCAATATCAAAAGCCCTCCTACAATGAGGATTTTAAATATCAAAACAAAAAGGTACTGGTTTACCAGCACTTTGAAGTGCTCCTTGCGATAATATAAATAGTAGTTTACCAGCTCGTCCATTTTAGAAAGCGGCAAACGGCTACTGGTTGACAAACGGAAAGAATGCACTGTACGGGCGATTTCTTCCAGCCAATGGGCAATTTTGTATTTGTAAGTGGACTCCTTGATAGAGGTGTAAAGCCCACGGTCGAAGGTATAGTAAAGCAGTATGCCAATAAAAACAAAGGTAAAGAAGATTAACCCCAAGAAGAAGGGATGATAAAGCGAGAGCAGCAATAACCCCAAAATCACCTGCAAGGCAGCCGCCGAAAGGTCAACCAATAATTTAGGTAGTTCTTTTTGTAGAATGACCACGTCAAAAAAGCGGTTCATTAGTTCTGGCGGATAGTATTTTTTCAATACAGAAGGCTGAATTTTGGGTATGCGGTAGGCAAATTCAAAAGCCGCTTTGGCAAATACACGCTGCTGAAGAACCTCCACAAGCCACAACTGCATAAGCTGTAAACCTCCTGAAGCTGCCAAGCCTACAATCACCAAAGCAATGACCACCACCACCGAGGTAAGTATTTTACCACTTGAAATCAAACGGAAGGTAGCCTGCACTCCCAAAGGAAGAGAAAGGGCTATTAAGCCAGAAATGATGGCATATACATAAATGTAAAGCAAGATGTGGCGCTCGCTCTTAAGCAAGGAAAGCAAGCGTTGAAAAGGCGTAAGGGCTTTCTGCTCCTCATACTCCTTGCTGGCATAAGGCATGGGGAAAGCCGTCAAGGCAATGATTTTGTCATGGAGCGACAGGTCCACCGGATCCTCAAAGCGGATGTAGTCGTTCAGCTCTTCCACCTTACGCTCGCGCCATGTGTCTCTACTTTCATCGAAATATTCCTCCAAAACGGTGTCCTTACCCTCTTTTCTCAAAATAACAGGGACTACTTCACCGTTGGGCAAGTAGCGAAACAGGATAATGGGCGAGTCTGTTTCATAAAAGTATGCCAGCAGTTCCTCGTTGCTGTAGCCATGCACCACGATGGCAAGATGTAGGTCTTCGCCGCGGTCTATAATGGCACGTATCCAACCGTCGGGGCTCAGGTCGCCCTCGGTGCGTTCATTCTGAATGCGTTCCAGTTCTGACTCAGGAAATTCAGCCATCTTTTCGCGCAGATGAAAAGCCACCCGACGCACAAGCCTTTCAGATAAAAGCATATTTTACTATTTTCAATTCTCTTTTTTGATTTATACAAAAGTAACATTTTCAAAAGTTTCTAAGTAAATATCGTTTTTCATGAAAGAAGACTCTATCAAAGCTTCTTTGGTCAAAACCCGGGACGGCTCCTTTACCCTGCACCACCCCTTGATAGGTGCTACCTATCATTCTACTCACGGCGCCGTGCAAGAGTCCATGCATGTGTTTATCGAGCAAGGTCTTTTTTTTGTAGCAGAACGACAGAAGCAAATAAAAATTTTGGAAATGGGCTTTGGCTCAGGACTCAATGCCTTGCTCAGCCGCCTCACCACAGAAAGCCGTCTGCCAAAACATCACCTTTTCTATGAAGGCATAGAGGCATACCCTTTAGCACTTGAAACCATAGCAGCCTATCCGCTCCCCCCTGAGTTGTCTGTATGGCAAACTGCCTTCATGGAATTACATCAAAGCCCATGGGGACAAGCTTTCTCATGGGGCAGGCAAATGATTGTAAAGAAACACTGCTGTCAGTGGCAAGCGTTCTGGGCATCCTATACCTTCGACCTCATTTATTACGATGCTTTTGCACCTTCTGCACAACCGGAACTTTGGGATGCTGCAAGCGTACAAAAACTGCATGCCCTGACTCATCCCGGCAGTGTGGTGGTTACATATTGTGCCCAGGGGGCTTTCAAACGTCTTTTAAAAGCAACAGGGTTTCAAGTAGAAGCCCTGCCGGGAGCACCCGGCAAACGCGAAATGACTCGCGCTGTGCGTCTGTGAATTAGGTATGCAGCTCGCTGACTGCCAGCCAAGCCATCAAGCCGGCACCAATAGGCAAGGCTGCCTCGTCTATGTCGAAAGTGGGGGTATGCACCGACGACACAATGCCGCGCGCTTCGTTGCGGGTGCCCAAGCGGTAGAAGCAAGCTTCTGCCACCTGACTGTAATAAGCGAAGTCCTCAGCTGCCAGCCACAAATCCAAATCCACCACGTTTTCTTCGCCCAAATATTCAACGGCTGCCTGCTTGGCACGGCGGGTGAGCTCCGGAGCATTGTAAAGGAAAGGATAGCCTTTCCGTATCTCCAGCTCGCAGCGCCCCCCCATGCTTTCGGCAATACCTATTGCCATTTGTTCTATGATTTCGTGTGCCCGAGCACGCCATGCCTCATCGAAAGTGCGGAAGGTGCCTTCGATATATACCTCATTGGGAATTACATTGGTAGCACCATTGGCTATGACCTTTCCGAAGCTGAGCACCGTAGGCGTCTTGGGACTGCTGCGACGACTGACGACTTGCTGTAGTGCCACGATGATTTGCGCCGCTATGGTTACGGGGTCTATACCTAGTTCCGGCATAGCTCCGTGTCCCCCCTTGCCTATCACGCGCAGATAGAGCTCATCGGTGCTTGCCATATACATGCCTTCGCGGAAGCCCACCTTACCCACAGGCAGCAAAGGCATCACATGCTGCCCAATGACCGCTGCGGGACGGGGATTTTCCAACGCGCCTTCTTTTATCATAAGCGAAGCGCCCCCCGGTAGGCGTTCCTCACCGGGTTGAAACAACAGTTTTATGGTTCCTTCCCATTGGTCTCTGGTCTCGTATAACAAACGAGCAGCTCCCAGCAAGCAGGTGGTGTGCACGTCGTGCCCGCAGGCATGCATCACCCCCGGATTCTGCGAGCGATAAGGCACCTCGTTGGCTTCTTCTATGGGCAAAGCATCCATATCGGCACGTAGGGCTATGGTTTTCTTGCTGGGGTTTTTCCCCTCTATCTTCGCCACAATGCCCGTACCTGCCACACCAGCTTCGAAGGGAATGCCTATCTGGCTCAAACGTTCCGCTACATAGCGGGCAGTTTCATGCTCTTGAAAAGAGAGCTCAGGGTATTGATGCAAATGACGGCGAATGCTTGTCAACTCGCCGGCGAGGGCTTCGGCTCTTTGTTTTATTTGCTCTTTCAGTGATTGCACAGCTTTTTCCTATTTTT is a genomic window containing:
- a CDS encoding HlyD family secretion protein; the protein is MLKISKESIENEYIERRVYAFRLLQTPRSARNFAKVLVGLFAFSLLVLFLPWTQNIPATGMVTAFYPQDRPQEVPAVIGGRIQQWYVQEGQFVNQGDTLVRIGEIKSEYFDPQLLERLREQVEAKEAAIEATKANIEALKQRLPVLRQAARLSLQKAENKVKQYRLKVISDSTNYQAQLVDYQLAENQLARYDTLYQKGLISLTDYQKRQLKLQESKAKLTAAENYYLASQQEYLNALIELSSVQADYREKILKAESELRSYESYLANAQLELATYRNKYASTVIRNQNYYILAPQSGYVIKALKQGLGEIIKEGDTVVEIQPAQPQKAVELYVKAMDVPLITPGREVRIEFAGWPAFQFSGWPSVSVGTFGGRVKVIDYVSQPDGTYRILALPDATHDPEWPEQLRIGSAVQAFILLDDVPVWYEIWRQLNGFPPSLKEAPSASDGKNKEEKKK
- a CDS encoding TolC family protein; this translates as MKRKKQLLFWVLKFLTVAAYAQEDSTKRLKLQDVLQWVAAYHPVMKQADLNLEQGRFALRQGRGNFDPQLKGTWDEKNFKNKQYYQYINSYVSVPLWIGELKAGYEQNQGLYINPDRTVPEEGLWYAGITVPLGYGLFMDERRNALRQGQLMQEMAAAERLKAINKLYYQVVKDYWNWYFAYKKKEALQRAYDLVNARYEFTLEKVKMGEEAPIDSLEAGINRQDRLVMLLEAEAELTQARLALSAHLWTDDATPVELNDDVIPEEPSSAAERSFQELYPLETLKQHLETQHPELQKLRLKYQSLDFERRLYTEKMKPKINLNYNFLSAQPVKSGEWNSVYLQNNYKFGLEFAFPLFMREAGGKRQQVRVKQLQNEQEQMYLLRTLNNDLEAAYRALLLTGQNLHNLRTMVQNYRALRDGEYAKFVAGESYVFLVNKREEKLLDAEIKLAKMQANYEKLKAEVLWLSGLSLWDLP
- the mnmD gene encoding tRNA (5-methylaminomethyl-2-thiouridine)(34)-methyltransferase MnmD is translated as MKEDSIKASLVKTRDGSFTLHHPLIGATYHSTHGAVQESMHVFIEQGLFFVAERQKQIKILEMGFGSGLNALLSRLTTESRLPKHHLFYEGIEAYPLALETIAAYPLPPELSVWQTAFMELHQSPWGQAFSWGRQMIVKKHCCQWQAFWASYTFDLIYYDAFAPSAQPELWDAASVQKLHALTHPGSVVVTYCAQGAFKRLLKATGFQVEALPGAPGKREMTRAVRL
- a CDS encoding M20 metallopeptidase family protein, coding for MKEQIKQRAEALAGELTSIRRHLHQYPELSFQEHETARYVAERLSQIGIPFEAGVAGTGIVAKIEGKNPSKKTIALRADMDALPIEEANEVPYRSQNPGVMHACGHDVHTTCLLGAARLLYETRDQWEGTIKLLFQPGEERLPGGASLMIKEGALENPRPAAVIGQHVMPLLPVGKVGFREGMYMASTDELYLRVIGKGGHGAMPELGIDPVTIAAQIIVALQQVVSRRSSPKTPTVLSFGKVIANGATNVIPNEVYIEGTFRTFDEAWRARAHEIIEQMAIGIAESMGGRCELEIRKGYPFLYNAPELTRRAKQAAVEYLGEENVVDLDLWLAAEDFAYYSQVAEACFYRLGTRNEARGIVSSVHTPTFDIDEAALPIGAGLMAWLAVSELHT
- a CDS encoding peptidase domain-containing ABC transporter; amino-acid sequence: MLLSERLVRRVAFHLREKMAEFPESELERIQNERTEGDLSPDGWIRAIIDRGEDLHLAIVVHGYSNEELLAYFYETDSPIILFRYLPNGEVVPVILRKEGKDTVLEEYFDESRDTWRERKVEELNDYIRFEDPVDLSLHDKIIALTAFPMPYASKEYEEQKALTPFQRLLSLLKSERHILLYIYVYAIISGLIALSLPLGVQATFRLISSGKILTSVVVVIALVIVGLAASGGLQLMQLWLVEVLQQRVFAKAAFEFAYRIPKIQPSVLKKYYPPELMNRFFDVVILQKELPKLLVDLSAAALQVILGLLLLSLYHPFFLGLIFFTFVFIGILLYYTFDRGLYTSIKESTYKYKIAHWLEEIARTVHSFRLSTSSRLPLSKMDELVNYYLYYRKEHFKVLVNQYLFVLIFKILIVGGLLILGSTLVVERQISLGQLVASEVVIILVVNAIEKLVLGLATVYDALTAVEKIAQVTDLPLEKRRGVLVDFYRYPEGLEIHMEEVRASYNSSKRILKGVTLTALPGETVCIAGPEGAGKHTLMRVLTGFVEYEGYISVNGFSLKDIDVDMWRAVVENNFSEDEVFAGTILENIVMGKPNVKMKDVYEAIEVMGLADVIGRLPKGIHTEILADGRPLSISERHKLILARCIVSKPKLLIIIDHFQEMQNSEKKRILQWLTQPQHPWTLFMLSNDPVFLSMAKRVVVLEKGKVVAEGAYEELMNERHFRAFMTENV